Proteins from a single region of Candidatus Paceibacterota bacterium:
- the rbfA gene encoding 30S ribosome-binding factor RbfA, protein MPSLRLQRVRELLKREIGEVIRREFQVSDAGLITVNDVDVAGDLHSAVVFVSILGSEDQQKRGFALLVRNRKRIQGLVGGAIILKYTPRLRFLMDDSIARGNRVLGIIEELERTLPVDAEE, encoded by the coding sequence ATGCCTTCCCTTCGACTCCAACGCGTGCGTGAGCTGCTGAAGCGCGAGATCGGCGAAGTCATTCGCCGCGAGTTTCAGGTCAGTGACGCGGGCTTAATCACAGTCAACGATGTGGATGTGGCAGGTGATTTGCATTCCGCGGTGGTATTCGTCAGCATCCTGGGCAGTGAAGACCAACAGAAACGGGGGTTTGCCCTTTTGGTGCGGAACCGGAAACGCATTCAGGGGCTGGTGGGAGGGGCCATCATTCTGAAGTACACTCCACGGCTCCGGTTTCTAATGGATGATTCCATTGCGCGGGGCAATCGTGTGCTCGGGATTATTGAGGAGCTGGAAAGGACCCTGCCGGTCGACGCGGAAGAGTGA
- a CDS encoding M15 family metallopeptidase encodes MNATFRFSAPLLVGAMFFSGCATPPPETEPSLRSEMDASVDLIAATADLAGTDATLLHPNYVWATLKHREQDTKINAAFEQALTQRTPESQLALVRALELKFIHDPKTSGLDILGPELSQHFRRFEWQENDFPGSPDGPNEQFADVMVDVVDLVRPERRANSTRDAVVLRAEATDAVWEYMTGQWVAVPGQERWMLNRHAKDSFVRMREQATAEGVDLVILSAHRRRQTAEANAARAGNSNAVASFSSHSLGLAIDFDMSHRDEIKFRGLSTRPMSELVRMRESPVHKWLLLRGEEFGWYPYQNEPWHWEYNPPGFREIFWADFPGGAPARGIIVEEP; translated from the coding sequence ATGAATGCAACCTTCCGGTTCTCAGCTCCGCTCCTGGTCGGCGCGATGTTCTTCAGTGGCTGCGCAACCCCGCCGCCCGAGACCGAACCCTCGCTGCGCTCGGAGATGGACGCATCCGTAGACCTGATCGCGGCTACCGCCGACCTTGCCGGGACCGACGCGACGCTCCTGCATCCCAACTACGTTTGGGCGACGCTCAAGCACCGGGAACAGGACACGAAGATCAACGCCGCCTTCGAGCAGGCGCTCACGCAGAGGACCCCCGAATCCCAGCTCGCCCTGGTTCGCGCCCTCGAGTTGAAATTCATACATGACCCGAAGACCTCGGGCCTCGACATCCTGGGCCCAGAATTGAGCCAGCATTTCCGCAGGTTCGAGTGGCAGGAGAATGATTTCCCGGGATCGCCCGATGGTCCCAATGAGCAATTCGCCGACGTGATGGTGGACGTGGTGGACCTGGTGCGGCCGGAGCGCCGGGCCAACAGCACGCGCGACGCGGTCGTCCTGCGCGCGGAAGCCACCGACGCGGTCTGGGAGTACATGACCGGCCAGTGGGTGGCCGTGCCGGGCCAGGAGCGCTGGATGCTCAACCGTCACGCGAAGGACTCGTTTGTCCGCATGCGCGAGCAAGCCACGGCCGAGGGCGTGGACCTGGTGATTCTCTCGGCGCACCGGCGCCGCCAGACGGCCGAGGCGAACGCGGCCCGCGCGGGGAATTCGAACGCGGTCGCGAGCTTCTCGTCGCACTCACTGGGGCTGGCGATTGACTTCGACATGAGCCACCGCGACGAGATCAAGTTCAGGGGACTCTCGACCCGTCCCATGTCGGAACTCGTGCGCATGCGCGAATCGCCGGTGCACAAGTGGCTGCTGCTGCGCGGCGAGGAGTTCGGCTGGTATCCCTACCAGAACGAGCCGTGGCATTGGGAGTACAACCCGCCGGGCTTCCGCGAGATCTTCTGGGCCGACTTCCCCGGCGGGGCGCCGGCGCGGGGAATCATCGTTGAGGAGCCGTAA
- a CDS encoding GspE/PulE family protein, producing the protein MRSDSFLKLVVDRGLISAEQAEKLSAKHGKATLAILEELIDRYETAKPELCQMYGDTLGVAYLDMTRTIIQPDVVKLLPRDFAVKHQMIAIYRFADSITVAAAEPLNPTVLDDASRLVSMPVNAVFSLPGEIKDAIEVEYSTVAVLQESQAQMGLKHVFVEESEATPQRLAGVAADQSIVQLTRQLLICALRERASDIHIEPSQHEVRVRFRIDGMLQERFQLDRRLLAPLASRLKIMAGCDIAERRRPQDGRIAFELATRSLDVRFSCVPAMDGEKLALRLLGSVRGRPIPLLEELDFSKDCLNTVKQIAANSSGVFFVTGPTGSGKTTTLYSVLKLLNEPRVHIMTVEDPVEYRLPGTTQVQVNEAVDLTFLTTLRSFLRQDPNIILVGEVRDKDTAKIVTQAALTGHLVMTTLHTNSAMQAVTRLIEIGVEPFLVASAVVGVSAQRLVRRICLECREEIPMPKAVAERYFGDVGGRTVSMWHGRGCDACRGTGYSGRLAIHEVFILTDEARRLIAEGATVLDLQPLAEESGYRPMVYDGVKKVLRGLTTLAEVERVTSIPEE; encoded by the coding sequence ATGAGGAGTGACTCGTTTCTAAAGTTGGTTGTTGACCGGGGGCTGATTTCCGCCGAGCAGGCGGAGAAACTCTCCGCCAAGCACGGCAAAGCGACCCTGGCGATCCTGGAGGAGCTGATTGACCGGTACGAGACGGCGAAGCCGGAGCTGTGCCAGATGTACGGTGACACCCTTGGGGTGGCGTACCTGGACATGACCCGCACGATCATCCAGCCGGATGTGGTCAAGCTTTTGCCGCGTGACTTCGCCGTCAAGCATCAGATGATCGCCATCTATCGCTTTGCCGACAGCATCACAGTGGCCGCAGCCGAGCCCCTGAACCCAACGGTGCTGGACGATGCCTCGCGATTGGTGTCCATGCCGGTGAATGCCGTGTTCAGCCTGCCGGGCGAGATCAAGGACGCCATCGAGGTGGAGTACTCCACTGTCGCCGTCTTGCAGGAAAGCCAGGCGCAAATGGGACTGAAGCATGTGTTCGTGGAGGAATCTGAGGCAACTCCGCAGCGCCTGGCGGGAGTGGCCGCCGACCAGAGCATCGTCCAGTTGACGCGCCAGCTCCTGATTTGCGCGCTGAGAGAAAGAGCCAGCGACATTCATATCGAACCGTCGCAGCACGAGGTTCGAGTCCGTTTCCGCATAGATGGAATGCTCCAGGAGCGATTTCAGCTTGATCGCCGGCTGCTGGCTCCGCTGGCATCGCGCCTTAAGATCATGGCGGGGTGTGACATCGCCGAGCGACGCCGGCCGCAGGACGGTCGCATTGCCTTCGAACTGGCGACCCGCTCCCTGGATGTGCGCTTTTCCTGTGTGCCGGCCATGGATGGCGAGAAGCTTGCGCTGCGGCTTCTGGGGAGCGTGCGCGGGCGGCCGATCCCACTATTGGAAGAGCTGGACTTCTCAAAGGACTGTCTGAACACGGTTAAACAGATCGCCGCCAACTCGAGCGGAGTGTTCTTCGTCACCGGACCGACGGGTTCCGGCAAAACGACCACCCTCTATTCGGTCCTCAAGCTGCTGAATGAACCCAGGGTGCACATCATGACCGTGGAGGATCCGGTGGAGTACCGGCTGCCTGGCACCACCCAGGTGCAGGTCAATGAGGCCGTGGACCTGACTTTCCTGACGACCTTGCGCAGCTTCCTCCGGCAAGACCCCAACATCATTCTGGTGGGGGAAGTGCGGGACAAGGACACAGCCAAGATTGTCACACAAGCGGCCCTAACCGGCCACTTGGTGATGACTACCTTGCATACCAACAGCGCCATGCAGGCGGTAACCCGGCTCATCGAGATCGGCGTGGAGCCGTTTCTGGTGGCCTCGGCAGTCGTCGGCGTGAGCGCTCAGCGTCTCGTGCGCAGGATTTGCCTGGAATGCCGGGAGGAGATCCCGATGCCGAAGGCCGTGGCCGAGCGCTACTTTGGCGATGTCGGAGGTCGAACGGTAAGCATGTGGCATGGTCGCGGCTGCGATGCCTGCCGCGGAACCGGCTACAGCGGACGATTGGCCATCCACGAGGTGTTCATCCTCACGGATGAAGCTCGCCGTCTTATCGCCGAAGGGGCTACCGTTCTGGATCTCCAGCCCCTGGCCGAGGAGAGTGGTTATCGTCCCATGGTGTACGACGGGGTGAAGAAAGTTCTGCGCGGTCTGACCACCCTGGCCGAGGTGGAACGCGTAACTTCAATCCCCGAGGAGTAG
- a CDS encoding protein kinase, with protein sequence MNNVMFGAMMVSIWEILVALLVLLVMAGVVAGAIVLVVWLMRRGKSAPPVAPPIRQQEHIGAGAGETRRFSFAEIRAGQTHVRWVPYGLGLVAVILGSGALNGLLLAAGVWSGVDTVLFGTLAGVVAFNLYVIYQFNRLGRSGEENSIASRNAPQSEPLRSTSSATRRKGRKFTFVEEPSGEVRVRWRVCCISALGGTLAAALAIELFHALGGWKSERTLLTAIFCGVGSVCGWVIYEWSQARKAQRMRSAGTFPTGTESARPHPGPLPQGEGESSAAKGVSMGRSAEQAPGSCPRCGAAVPAEAPQGLCPRCVLGVGLATQTEATGESGPHGTKVVQAPPEPAEIAKHFPQLEILECLGRGGMGVVYKARQPKLNRLVALKILAPEKGADPKFAERFLREAQALARLNHPNIVTVHDFGEAEGLYYLLMEYVDGMTLRQLLQGQKLTPEEALNIVPKICEALQFAHELGVVHRDIKPENVLVDRQGRVKIADFGIAKIVAADQPRQAITQDQVVGTPHYMAPEQVEKPQLVDHRADIYSLGVVFYEMLTGELPLGKFQPPSKKVQVDVRLDEVVLHALEKEPERRYQRASEVKTAVETIAATPGAPAAGRGLPAAGGPGAGPPVVIKRWRDAWIWNWEYIQLFLIVPLVVVGLALPVLVPRMGLKALWLIAAELGGIAFAITYAIVGRQVRRARAEVPRTERDVAECLMFRRPFQSPGVAVMHEDRLELIPIVGSPIIVPLADIVAIKEVKWFNGTRLWLKKGFVMDLATGQRVGVAVAEVFARRWRAKLSRGALPETPQDDVRTRRMAGSGKPAGWVTGMRWSARILGTLLFAIYMLFLVGEGLPPMGSQPEGVQLGFLANAVILLGFLVGWKREGAAALLILSGCTFWHIIQGRIGLNAFLTPLPVGILYGLCWWATQGRRTLAAAGTIALLAVALALGGYFAPTNVFLIGTTRDAATGAPIAKAELTLQPHRPSAAAKDKGPNARSDKTGKFYLYVGWYAPEKQVSISAPGYETLTANLGPRALGQRKVSRDYQLRRADSATSGESESAGRRFVRMVVDKDAMTFEGQPTTWETVGGLLERVPHRAKTVLECAVTSDQITVQQQNEWFGKCSGLAQEHGFAYASFVGVHALGSRGTGGAAAGHVTGAPARFGPVIERVVNDDSVQRDLAIDFDSGKLFSPPPGLTPADTNAFLAWVRGNGIDAIGETSQSIRGLAGLEMVARPVNAELWKALTPRAALTDDVLKHGTPGSPVFLSAKGALPETYLFRTREGGIGLVQITGFSGEPRGVEIRYKLVESGGLSESPPADREGDFVAEHRAELGQKALDAAREFVEEHKWKMRSEFGDQARVVLRATDAAGKQIMFEEAAMEDGTARFTIIAEPGAELSAQRIGAAIWRRLGWVHESPGVAAQPTPPPVARAEAGMYQITLANGITVEVVAVARDPLRSWLWWKPDGTPLPQPPGEAVEFQPAGMWTRKSVGSNDCAILVRHGGRLPSKWQGGRQYTPRGEFIGHFGVKGVGMAEVIRFPAGTKEAAMHVATAADRPWEAVAVFDGSRTRVLIEGIQVLCTHLRHDPDGKCLDVSHNVDRGQYALRMMARFKSGKREEVGLHSGVLSAQETQGYVFLDPSEPDLRAGDIAEFVLERTPWVSGEIGGIALAPRTATTLKPLSFGPAIERELGGWPSLDCTVLDLDQGRLLVVPTNIVAGSMNNPRPLLHWMVERGADLTVQMGAGPALHLDDGVLLRLEGGATFESVAASTVRRQLAGGGGAQDVSIPRTEVQAQPVFVYRTREGGMGVLQVLGPSQNRFNLRIRFKAALPLR encoded by the coding sequence ATGAACAATGTGATGTTTGGGGCAATGATGGTGAGCATCTGGGAGATCCTGGTTGCGCTCTTGGTGCTGCTCGTCATGGCGGGCGTCGTGGCGGGAGCAATCGTGCTTGTCGTCTGGCTGATGCGGCGGGGGAAGTCGGCACCGCCGGTCGCTCCGCCGATTCGGCAACAGGAGCACATCGGGGCTGGCGCGGGCGAGACCAGAAGGTTCTCGTTCGCCGAGATTCGTGCCGGCCAGACCCATGTGCGCTGGGTGCCGTATGGGTTAGGTTTGGTGGCCGTCATACTCGGCTCGGGTGCCCTGAACGGATTGTTGCTGGCAGCGGGCGTGTGGAGCGGCGTGGACACTGTGCTGTTCGGCACGCTGGCCGGAGTGGTGGCGTTTAACCTTTATGTGATTTACCAGTTCAATAGACTGGGGAGGAGTGGAGAAGAGAACTCTATAGCCTCCAGGAACGCCCCTCAGAGTGAACCCTTGCGGTCAACCTCTTCAGCCACCAGGCGCAAGGGCAGGAAGTTCACGTTTGTCGAGGAGCCTAGTGGCGAAGTGCGGGTGCGGTGGAGGGTCTGCTGCATTTCGGCGCTTGGGGGGACGCTGGCCGCGGCGCTGGCCATCGAGTTGTTCCACGCGCTTGGTGGCTGGAAGTCCGAGCGCACGTTGCTCACGGCCATCTTCTGCGGGGTCGGGTCGGTTTGCGGCTGGGTGATCTATGAATGGAGCCAGGCGCGGAAGGCGCAGCGGATGCGGAGTGCGGGGACGTTTCCCACCGGGACAGAGAGCGCCCGCCCTCACCCCGGCCCTCTCCCCCAGGGAGAGGGAGAATCGTCGGCAGCCAAAGGTGTTAGCATGGGCCGCAGTGCGGAGCAGGCGCCGGGCAGTTGTCCTCGGTGCGGGGCGGCGGTGCCGGCGGAGGCACCGCAGGGGTTGTGTCCGCGCTGCGTGCTGGGGGTGGGGCTGGCAACGCAGACTGAGGCAACGGGGGAATCCGGGCCGCACGGCACCAAGGTCGTCCAAGCGCCGCCGGAACCTGCAGAGATCGCGAAGCATTTCCCGCAACTGGAGATTCTGGAGTGTCTGGGGCGGGGCGGGATGGGAGTGGTTTACAAGGCGCGGCAGCCGAAGTTGAACCGGCTGGTGGCGCTGAAGATTCTGGCGCCGGAGAAGGGGGCGGACCCGAAGTTCGCCGAGCGGTTCCTGCGCGAGGCGCAGGCGCTGGCGCGGTTGAACCACCCGAACATCGTCACCGTGCACGATTTCGGCGAGGCGGAGGGGTTGTATTACCTGCTGATGGAGTATGTGGACGGGATGACGCTGCGACAGCTTTTGCAGGGGCAGAAGCTGACGCCGGAGGAGGCGCTGAACATCGTGCCGAAGATCTGCGAGGCGCTGCAGTTCGCGCACGAGCTGGGGGTGGTGCACCGGGACATCAAGCCGGAGAACGTATTGGTGGACAGGCAAGGGCGGGTGAAGATTGCGGACTTCGGGATCGCGAAGATCGTGGCCGCCGACCAACCGCGGCAGGCGATCACGCAGGACCAGGTGGTGGGGACGCCGCATTACATGGCGCCGGAGCAAGTGGAGAAGCCGCAGTTGGTGGACCACCGGGCGGACATCTACTCGCTGGGCGTGGTGTTCTACGAGATGCTGACGGGCGAGCTGCCGCTGGGGAAGTTCCAGCCGCCGTCGAAGAAGGTGCAGGTGGATGTGCGGCTGGACGAGGTGGTGCTGCATGCCTTGGAGAAGGAGCCGGAGCGACGCTACCAGAGGGCCAGCGAGGTGAAGACGGCAGTGGAGACGATTGCGGCCACGCCCGGAGCGCCGGCGGCGGGGCGGGGCCTGCCTGCCGCTGGTGGTCCCGGGGCCGGCCCGCCGGTCGTCATCAAACGCTGGCGCGACGCATGGATTTGGAACTGGGAGTATATCCAGTTGTTCCTGATTGTGCCGCTGGTGGTGGTGGGGCTGGCTCTGCCTGTGCTGGTGCCCCGGATGGGACTGAAAGCGCTGTGGTTGATTGCCGCTGAGCTGGGGGGCATCGCGTTTGCCATCACGTATGCGATCGTGGGCCGGCAGGTCCGGCGCGCGCGGGCGGAGGTGCCCCGCACCGAGCGCGACGTGGCGGAGTGCCTGATGTTCCGGCGGCCGTTCCAGTCGCCCGGCGTGGCAGTGATGCACGAGGACCGGCTGGAGTTGATTCCCATCGTGGGCTCGCCGATCATCGTGCCGCTGGCGGACATCGTCGCGATCAAGGAGGTAAAGTGGTTCAACGGCACGCGGCTTTGGTTGAAGAAGGGCTTCGTGATGGACCTAGCCACCGGCCAGCGGGTGGGCGTGGCGGTGGCGGAGGTGTTTGCCCGCCGCTGGCGCGCAAAGTTGAGCCGGGGTGCGCTGCCGGAAACGCCGCAGGATGACGTCAGGACAAGGCGCATGGCCGGCTCCGGCAAACCGGCAGGCTGGGTGACGGGCATGCGATGGAGCGCGCGCATATTGGGCACGCTCCTGTTTGCCATCTACATGCTGTTTCTCGTGGGCGAAGGGCTGCCGCCAATGGGCTCGCAGCCTGAGGGCGTTCAGCTTGGGTTCCTGGCCAACGCCGTGATACTACTGGGATTCCTGGTCGGCTGGAAACGCGAGGGCGCCGCCGCGCTGCTGATTCTCTCGGGCTGCACCTTCTGGCATATCATCCAGGGCCGCATTGGCCTGAACGCCTTCCTGACCCCGCTGCCGGTGGGCATCCTCTATGGCCTTTGCTGGTGGGCGACGCAAGGCAGGCGGACGCTGGCAGCGGCCGGGACAATCGCCCTGCTGGCGGTGGCGCTGGCATTGGGAGGCTACTTCGCTCCGACCAACGTTTTCCTCATCGGCACGACGCGGGATGCGGCCACTGGAGCGCCGATTGCCAAGGCTGAGCTTACGCTGCAACCGCACAGGCCCTCTGCCGCCGCCAAAGACAAGGGCCCCAACGCCCGCTCCGACAAGACAGGCAAGTTCTACCTTTATGTGGGCTGGTACGCCCCGGAAAAGCAGGTCAGCATCTCCGCGCCTGGCTACGAGACGCTGACGGCCAACCTGGGCCCGCGGGCGCTGGGCCAGCGGAAGGTGAGCCGGGATTACCAGTTGCGGCGAGCGGACAGCGCGACCAGCGGCGAGAGCGAGAGTGCGGGCCGGAGGTTCGTGCGGATGGTGGTGGACAAGGACGCGATGACGTTTGAGGGGCAACCGACGACCTGGGAGACGGTGGGGGGGCTGCTGGAGCGGGTGCCGCACCGGGCGAAGACGGTGCTGGAGTGCGCCGTGACCTCGGACCAAATCACCGTGCAGCAGCAGAATGAGTGGTTCGGCAAGTGCAGTGGCTTGGCACAGGAACACGGTTTTGCCTATGCCAGCTTCGTCGGCGTTCATGCGCTGGGTTCGAGGGGAACAGGCGGGGCGGCTGCCGGGCATGTGACAGGTGCGCCAGCCCGGTTCGGTCCGGTGATCGAGCGGGTGGTGAACGACGACAGCGTGCAGCGCGACCTGGCGATTGACTTCGACAGCGGGAAGTTGTTTTCCCCGCCGCCCGGTCTGACTCCCGCGGACACGAACGCCTTCCTGGCGTGGGTGCGGGGCAACGGGATTGACGCCATCGGCGAAACGAGCCAGAGCATCCGCGGCCTGGCAGGGCTGGAAATGGTGGCGCGCCCGGTGAACGCGGAGCTGTGGAAGGCGCTGACACCGCGCGCGGCCCTGACGGATGATGTACTGAAGCATGGCACGCCTGGTTCGCCGGTGTTTTTAAGCGCCAAGGGGGCGCTGCCGGAGACGTACCTGTTCAGAACTCGGGAGGGCGGGATCGGGCTGGTGCAGATCACGGGCTTCTCGGGAGAGCCGCGCGGGGTGGAGATTCGTTACAAGCTGGTGGAGAGCGGCGGGCTGAGTGAGAGTCCGCCGGCTGATCGGGAGGGGGACTTTGTGGCGGAGCACCGGGCGGAGTTGGGCCAGAAGGCGTTGGATGCGGCCCGGGAGTTCGTGGAAGAGCACAAGTGGAAGATGCGGAGTGAGTTTGGCGATCAGGCACGAGTGGTCCTGAGGGCTACTGACGCGGCGGGCAAGCAGATCATGTTTGAGGAGGCTGCGATGGAGGACGGCACGGCGCGCTTCACGATCATCGCCGAGCCGGGGGCCGAGCTCTCCGCCCAGCGCATCGGCGCGGCGATCTGGCGGCGGCTGGGATGGGTTCATGAAAGCCCGGGTGTGGCCGCGCAACCCACGCCACCGCCGGTCGCCCGGGCGGAGGCGGGCATGTATCAGATCACGCTAGCCAACGGGATAACGGTCGAGGTGGTGGCTGTGGCGCGCGATCCGCTGAGGAGCTGGCTTTGGTGGAAGCCCGATGGCACGCCGCTGCCGCAGCCGCCGGGCGAGGCTGTCGAGTTCCAGCCCGCGGGCATGTGGACGAGGAAGAGCGTCGGCTCGAACGACTGCGCTATCCTCGTGCGCCACGGCGGCCGACTCCCCTCGAAGTGGCAGGGGGGGCGGCAATACACGCCCCGCGGAGAGTTCATCGGCCACTTCGGAGTCAAGGGGGTGGGAATGGCGGAAGTGATACGTTTTCCGGCGGGCACGAAGGAAGCGGCCATGCACGTGGCCACCGCAGCGGATCGGCCATGGGAAGCGGTGGCGGTGTTTGACGGGAGCCGGACCCGGGTGCTGATCGAGGGGATACAGGTCCTGTGCACGCACCTGCGGCACGACCCGGATGGGAAGTGCCTGGACGTGTCGCACAACGTGGACCGGGGACAATACGCGCTGCGGATGATGGCCAGGTTCAAGAGCGGCAAACGCGAGGAGGTGGGGCTGCATTCCGGAGTGTTGAGCGCCCAGGAGACGCAGGGATACGTCTTCCTTGATCCGAGCGAGCCCGATTTGCGCGCCGGGGACATCGCGGAATTCGTGCTCGAACGCACGCCGTGGGTGAGCGGGGAGATTGGCGGAATCGCGCTGGCGCCGCGCACGGCCACGACGCTGAAGCCGCTCAGCTTTGGCCCGGCGATCGAGCGGGAGCTGGGGGGCTGGCCGAGTCTGGACTGCACGGTCTTGGATCTGGACCAAGGGAGGCTGCTGGTGGTGCCGACGAACATCGTCGCGGGCAGCATGAACAATCCGCGCCCGCTGCTGCACTGGATGGTGGAGCGGGGGGCGGACCTGACGGTGCAGATGGGCGCGGGGCCGGCGCTGCACCTGGATGACGGCGTGCTGCTGCGGCTGGAGGGCGGGGCAACGTTTGAGAGCGTGGCTGCCTCGACAGTGCGCCGCCAACTGGCAGGCGGCGGCGGGGCGCAGGATGTGAGTATTCCCCGCACCGAGGTGCAGGCGCAGCCGGTGTTCGTCTATCGCACCCGCGAAGGCGGCATGGGCGTGCTGCAGGTGCTGGGGCCGAGCCAGAATCGGTTCAACCTCCGGATTCGGTTCAAGGCGGCGCTGCCGCTGCGATGA
- a CDS encoding bifunctional oligoribonuclease/PAP phosphatase NrnA, whose product MKSHPKIIDRILEGIRASRTICVVGHVRPDGDCVGSQLGLTLALRNEGKKVVCWNEDRIPQKYEFLDRSGIIQKPKAGLEFDCVVATDAASFERLGSVGPCIGQRKLFINIDHHESNTRFADINWVSAREPSTGELVFRLLKVAKWPITKPIADSLFTAVSTDTGSFQYPSTRPSTFNVAGELVRRGANLAKICDEVYQSYPVSRARLLRHIYSHFRLTHNDQIAYFWLRRADFARSGADSSDAEGLIDHIRAIAPVVVACVFEEVEPQLTRVSLRSKSEKVNVSEIAAHFGGGGHPAAAGARIAGSRLSAQQKVVAAVKAALKSAS is encoded by the coding sequence ATGAAGTCGCACCCCAAGATCATCGACCGCATTCTTGAGGGAATTCGGGCGAGCCGGACCATTTGTGTCGTCGGTCATGTCCGCCCCGATGGGGATTGCGTCGGGTCACAACTCGGCCTGACGCTGGCGCTGCGGAACGAAGGCAAGAAAGTGGTGTGCTGGAACGAGGACCGCATTCCGCAGAAATACGAATTCCTGGACCGGAGCGGCATCATCCAGAAACCCAAGGCGGGCCTGGAATTCGATTGCGTGGTGGCCACGGACGCGGCTTCGTTTGAGCGGCTCGGCTCGGTGGGCCCCTGCATTGGCCAGCGCAAGCTTTTCATCAATATTGACCACCATGAGAGCAACACGCGTTTCGCTGACATCAACTGGGTGTCCGCGCGGGAGCCTTCGACAGGCGAACTCGTCTTCCGCTTGCTCAAGGTAGCCAAGTGGCCGATCACCAAACCTATTGCGGACAGCTTGTTCACGGCGGTCTCGACTGACACCGGTTCGTTTCAATACCCCAGCACGCGTCCCAGCACCTTCAACGTGGCGGGAGAACTGGTGCGGCGGGGCGCAAATCTTGCCAAAATCTGTGATGAAGTGTACCAATCTTATCCGGTTTCGCGCGCGCGGCTGCTCCGGCACATCTACAGCCACTTCCGCCTGACCCACAACGACCAAATCGCCTACTTCTGGCTGCGAAGAGCCGACTTCGCCCGCAGCGGCGCCGACAGCAGCGACGCGGAAGGATTGATTGATCACATTCGCGCCATCGCCCCGGTGGTAGTGGCGTGCGTGTTCGAGGAGGTGGAGCCGCAGCTGACTCGCGTCAGCCTGCGCTCGAAGAGCGAGAAGGTGAACGTGAGCGAGATCGCGGCGCACTTCGGTGGTGGAGGACATCCCGCCGCAGCCGGGGCGCGCATCGCCGGCAGCCGGCTTTCGGCGCAACAGAAAGTTGTCGCGGCGGTTAAGGCGGCGCTCAAATCCGCATCCTGA
- a CDS encoding response regulator transcription factor, translating to MKNKATAANSPCTAVLVDDDLTSRWLLRGVLKRLGFTLLAEATNGDEGVSAVSRTKPDIVLLDVCMPFQTGPGALPAIIAAHPAAKVVMLTSMADEATVRDCIQKGAAEYLRKDTPVEELCRVLTGLRQKIAARRGLEVSCA from the coding sequence ATGAAAAATAAGGCAACAGCAGCAAACTCACCTTGCACAGCCGTCCTGGTGGACGATGACTTAACCAGCCGCTGGCTGTTGCGCGGGGTGTTGAAGCGGCTTGGGTTCACACTTCTGGCGGAGGCGACGAATGGAGATGAGGGCGTTTCAGCAGTCAGCCGGACGAAACCGGACATCGTCCTGCTGGATGTCTGCATGCCGTTTCAGACCGGGCCGGGCGCGCTGCCGGCGATTATCGCGGCGCATCCGGCGGCCAAGGTTGTGATGCTAACCTCGATGGCCGACGAAGCCACAGTGCGGGACTGTATTCAAAAGGGCGCTGCGGAGTACCTGCGCAAAGATACACCCGTGGAGGAGCTTTGCCGTGTGCTGACCGGGTTGCGGCAGAAGATCGCGGCTCGGCGTGGCCTGGAGGTGAGCTGTGCGTGA
- a CDS encoding sigma-70 family RNA polymerase sigma factor yields MTSSGTETPGSPARCFVTTHWSVVLTAGRSDTTRARAALDQLCRHYWQPLYAYVRRTGHSREEAEDLTQEFFARLLSHNSVARADPARGRFRSFLLSALKHFLANEWDKARAQKRGGGAQVLPLAFDTAETRCGQAVASGDTPDRAFDRQWALALLEVVLGRLRGEYRSAGREETFVGLKDTLGGGRAEIPYRELGTKLGMSEGAVKVAAHRLRVRYRELLREEIANTVAGPEEVEEELRELFAALGG; encoded by the coding sequence ATGACTTCCAGCGGCACAGAGACACCAGGATCGCCGGCGAGGTGCTTCGTCACCACGCATTGGTCGGTGGTGCTGACTGCTGGGCGCAGCGACACGACGCGGGCGCGGGCGGCGCTGGACCAGCTTTGCCGGCATTACTGGCAGCCGCTGTATGCCTACGTGCGGCGGACGGGCCATTCCCGGGAGGAGGCGGAGGACCTGACCCAGGAGTTCTTCGCGCGGTTGCTGTCACACAACAGCGTGGCGCGGGCGGACCCGGCGCGGGGGCGGTTTCGGTCGTTCCTGCTGTCGGCGCTGAAGCATTTCCTGGCCAACGAGTGGGACAAGGCGCGGGCGCAGAAGCGGGGCGGGGGGGCGCAGGTGCTTCCGCTGGCGTTCGACACGGCGGAGACGCGGTGCGGGCAGGCGGTGGCTTCGGGGGACACTCCCGACCGGGCGTTTGACCGGCAGTGGGCGCTGGCGCTGCTGGAGGTGGTGCTGGGGCGGTTGCGGGGGGAGTATCGGAGCGCGGGCCGGGAGGAGACATTTGTGGGGCTGAAGGATACGCTGGGGGGCGGGCGGGCGGAGATACCCTACCGGGAGCTGGGGACGAAGCTGGGGATGAGCGAGGGGGCGGTGAAGGTGGCGGCGCACCGGCTGCGGGTGCGGTATCGGGAGCTGCTGCGGGAGGAGATTGCGAACACGGTGGCCGGGCCGGAGGAGGTGGAGGAGGAGTTGCGGGAGCTGTTTGCGGCGCTAGGGGGGTGA